The Humulus lupulus chromosome 3, drHumLupu1.1, whole genome shotgun sequence genome window below encodes:
- the LOC133822035 gene encoding putative wall-associated receptor kinase-like 16, which translates to MDANYKLSFFRSVPYLFTVICIFIAIVKSTAADDDQLALPGCRSRCGDVDIPYPFGLSEDCYLNRNFSIRCENDNSTGRPTPIYGRNLVVTNISVQLHEITINWFVARKCFNESGHQVRSNTPSLNVSTLTVSGSKNNFVVLGCDSYAFLNGFENGTNYSMGCMSICNNRRDVTDDDGCSGIGCCQTDLPKGRLKRLTINPKSFNRHQSVMSFNPCTYAFVVKRNHFKFSRAFLDDFPEKQLPVVADWTIQKDAPCRTEARNESFCACGGNNTVFEPTAVDGSETQYQCRCAEGYDGNPYLPTGCKETNECLGPGPINCTKSQYCENIPGAYICKERSRSQFPLIKICIGVAIGFIALFISSSWFYLVLKKRKLMQLKEKFFQQNGGLILKQKLSGQEDNSSSTAKIFTEKELIKATNNYDETTIIGRGGFGTVYKGFLPDNRIVAIKKSKLIDQNQTEQFINEVVVLSQINHKNIVKLLGCCLETQVPLLVYEFVPNGTLSEHIHEREKSIKLSWETRLGIAAEAAEALAYLHSAASTPIIHRDVKPSNILLDNFTAKVSDFGASKLVPQDQVELATMVQGTLGYLDPEYLHTNQLTEKSDVYSFGVVLVELLTAKKAISFDRLEEERSLAMHFLCSLKRDRLFEIVVVEGDIANNYKEQVMGVAMIAKMCLSVNGEDRPSMKEVAVELEGLRKMGKHPWANEDDPLIDHLEETEYLIARKDNDSGGSNANSAYDSIRDHVLLDFSGR; encoded by the exons ATGGACGCTAATTATAAGCTCTCCTTCTTCCGATCGGTACCTTATTTATTCACAGTCATATGCATCTTCATTGCCATCGTAAAATCAACGGCGGCAGATGATGATCAGCTCGCTTTGCCCGGTTGCCGGAGTAGATGCGGAGATGTGGACATCCCATACCCGTTTGGTCTCTCTGAAGATTGTTATCTCAACAGAAACTTCAGTATCAGATGTGAAAATGATAACTCCACCGGACGACCTACTCCGATCTACGGCAGAAACCTCGTCGTCACCAACATTTCCGTCCAACTCCACGAGATAACCATCAACTGGTTCGTCGCCCGAAAATGCTTCAACGAGTCGGGTCATCAGGTCCGGTCAAACACTCCCAGCCTCAACGTCTCGACCCTCACCGTCTCCGGCTCCAAGAACAACTTCGTCGTCCTGGGCTGCGACTCCTACGCCTTTCTCAACGGCTTTGAGAACGGAACCAACTACTCCATGGGCTGCATGTCCATATGCAACAACCGCCGTGACGTGACGGACGACGATGGTTGCTCGGGAATCGGGTGCTGTCAGACAGATTTGCCTAAGGGACGACTCAAAAGGCTGACTATAAATCCTAAAAGCTTCAACAGACATCAAAGCGTTATGAGCTTTAACCCTTGTACGTATGCCTTTGTTGTAAAGCGAAATCATTTCAAGTTTTCTCGGGCTTTTTTGGACGATTTCCCGGAGAAACAGCTGCCGGTGGTTGCTGATTGGACGATCCAGAAGGACGCGCCCTGTCGAACCGAAGCTCGAAACGAGTCGTTTTGTGCTTGTGGTGGAAACAACACTGTCTTCGAGCCCACCGCCGTTGATGGCAGTGAGACTCAGTACCAGTGTAGGTGTGCGGAGGGTTACGACGGCAACCCCTATCTCCCTACCGGTTGCAAAG aaacaaatgaatgccTAGGCCCAGGACCAATTAATTGTACCAAAAGTCAGTACTGCGAGAATATACCAGGAGCTTATATTTGCAAGGAACGAAGCCGAAGCCAATTTCCACTCATTAAAATTTGCATTG GTGTAGCAATTGGCTTTATTGCCTTGTTCATCAGTAGCTCTTGGTTCTACTTAGTCCTAAAGAAAAGAAAGCTAATGCAACTCAAAGAAAAGTTTTTTCAACAAAACGGTGGTTTGATTCTAAAGCAAAAACTGTCTGGACAAGAAGATAACTCATCATCAACGGCTAAAATCTTCACAGAAAAAGAGCTCATCAAAGCAACAAATAACTATGATGAGACCACAATCATTGGCCGAGGTGGTTTCGGCACAGTCTACAAGGGTTTTTTACCAGACAATAGAATAGTAGCTATAAAAAAGTCAAAGCTCATTGACCAGAACCAAACCGAACAATTCATCAACGAGGTAGTTGTTCTATCCCAAATCAACCACAAAAATATTGTCAAACTCTTGGGATGTTGTTTGGAGACCCAAGTTCCTTTACTTGTGTATGAATTTGTCCCAAATGGGACTCTCTCCGAACACATACACGAAAGAGAAAAATCCATCAAGTTGAGTTGGGAAACTCGTTTGGGAATAGCAGCCGAAGCAGCTGAAGCTTTGGCTTATCTTCACTCGGCGGCCTCAACACCAATCATTCATAGAGATGTGAAGCCTTCGAACATACTTCTAGACAATTTCACTGCAAAAGTGTCTGATTTCGGAGCTTCAAAGTTGGTTCCCCAAGATCAAGTGGAGTTGGCCACCATGGTGCAAGGTACTCTCGGATACTTAGATCCAGAGTACTTGCACACAAACCAACTGACTGAAAAGAGTGATGTTTATAGCTTTGGAGTTGTTCTTGTCGAATTGTTAACGGCAAAGAAAGCAATCTCTTTTGATAGATTGGAAGAGGAGAGGAGTTTGGCTATGCATTTCTTGTGTTCATTGAAAAGGGATAGATTGTTTGAAATAGTTGTGGTTGAGGGTGATATTGCAAATAATTATAAAGAGCAAGTTATGGGAGTGGCTATGATTGCTAAGATGTGCTTGAGTGTTAATGGTGAAGATAGGCCTTCGATGAAAGAAGTGGCAGTTGAATTGGAAGGGCTAAGGAAAATGGGAAAGCATCCTTGGGCTAATGAGGATGATCCATTGATTGACCATTTGGAAGAGACTGAATATTTGATTGCTCGTAAAGACAATGACAGTGGAGGTAGTAATGCCAATTCTGCTTATGATAGTATAAGAGACCATGTATTACTAGATTTTAGTGGAAGGTGA
- the LOC133823614 gene encoding uncharacterized protein LOC133823614, producing MEFPPFRNCPLLCNELCDVNANLIILFSVCKHSQKSVATVSANLNSVPVLNGSNFKDWKENIFIVLGCMDLDLALRMDRPASLTDASTSEQRRIYEKWDRSNRMSLMIIKRGIPEAFRGAVSEEVTDATTFLAEIEKRFAKSDKAETSTLLKKLISMRFKGKENIREYIVEMSHLASKLKALKLELSDDLLVHLVLISLPPQFSQFKVSYNCQREKWTLNELISFCVQEEERLKQEKTESAHLASTSTDKGKKRKSENEAAKGPTQKKQ from the exons ATGGAGTTTCCTCCTTTCCGGAATTGCCCTCTGCTTTGCAATGAGCTTTGTGATGTGAATGCaaacttaattattttattttcagtGTGCAAGCATTCACAAAAAT CTGTTGCTACTGTATCTGCTAATCTTAATTCAGTGCCGGTCCTTAATGGTAGTAACTTTAAGGACTGGAAGGAGAACATTTTTATTGTTCTTGGCTGCATGGATCTTGACCTTGCATTAAGGATGGATCGACCTGCTTCTCTTACAGATGCTAGTACCTCCGAGCAAAGGAGGATTTATGAGAAGTGGGATCGTTCAAACCGCATGAGTCTTATGATCATCAAGCGCGGCATACCTGAGGCTTTTAGGGGTGCGGTGTCTGAGGAGGTCACCGATGCCACAACTTTCCTTGCTGAAATTGAGAAACGCTTTGCAAAAAGCGATAAGGCGGAAACAAGTACTCTTTTAAAGAAACTTATTTCCATGAGGTTTAAGGGCAAGGAAAACATAAGGGAGTACATTGTGGAAATGTCTCACCTTGCTTCAAAGTTGAAGGCACTAAAGCTTGAGCTTTCGGATGACTTGCTTGTGCATTTAGTGCTTATCTCTCTTCCTCCACAATTCAGTCAATTCAAGGTCAGTTACAACTGTCAAAGGGAGAAGTGGACTCTTAATGAGCTCATTTCATTTTGTGTTCAAGAGGAAGAAAGATTGAAGCAAGAGAAGACTGAAAGTGCTCATTTGGCAAGCACCTCTACAGATAAGGGCAAGAAAAGGAAATCTGAGAATGAAGCTGCTAAGGGTCCAACCCAAAAGAAACAATAG